The following coding sequences lie in one Cannabis sativa cultivar Pink pepper isolate KNU-18-1 chromosome 5, ASM2916894v1, whole genome shotgun sequence genomic window:
- the LOC133038047 gene encoding uncharacterized protein LOC133038047, translating into MTIDKSWTTLRNRRCPQYWDGLNAFLEMASNCKDCDGRIRCPCVRCVNNRLQTLPVVKAHIFDWGFFTGYEKWTYHGEAESSATNAMNDHDAADDDPEIDEMIPIVDDFLQPSFEMDDNPDANQWRDELFEEIEAELYPGCDWISSLNFLAKLLHLKVRGKIPNNIFDELLKLLKFAFPKENKIPSNYYDAKKRLKKLGLGYESIHVCKHNCCLFYNEHANEDSCPVCGTSRWITSENLGAKKVPHKVMRYFPLIPRLKRLYTSRHTAKYMVWHHSGKSKDEGVMRHPVDGAAWKDFDAKHPDFASEPRNVRIGLAADGFNPFGNMSQAYSMWPVVLANYNIPPWLCMKDNNFMLTILIPGDKSPGMDIDIFLRPLVDELKELWVNGVDTRDCRTNTVFKLRAALLWTVNDFPARSYLSGWSGQGYKACPTCNEDTSSIRVIGKTSYVGHRRFLPNNHRMRRDTQFDGQIERRPPPRRFTCEEVLEQVNKLPPHLPGNHELFGGVKRRRVAENHNWRKKSIFYELDYWCSNILKHNIDVMHVEKNVCDSLLGTILDNEKSKDTTNARHDLKKLGVRESLWIYEDERGKLLKPHAPYVLKPDDRIQFCKFIKDVKFPDGFCSNLKKKVNENLTNVIGLKSHDCHVIMQRLLSVGVRKFLPNAISTTISELCNFFRQICSRTINVKDMEVAQQDLILILCKMESIFPPAFFDIMIHLVLHLPEEAILGGLVFMRWMYPFERYMKKLKNYVGNKARPEGSIAESYVIDEALTFCSMYFKGVETRFNRLDRNEDEIYDLHKSGSLDNGKELLALASGSDHLGTYYEGCIVNGVRFMATKRDEKRSTQNSGVFVAGTEGFNHYGTLTEVLKLTFTGVYSVTLFKCKWYNTNPRRKKTIVENLITSINVSGVWYKDDPYILASQAKQVFYLDDLLRGKNWKIVENVNHRQIWDIVDDDPNVEIDLVHDTNSSNFVLTVDLGELILLPNQPPIDIGSEPSSPVNEDDRNVDDEDATEESDEEILVDLCEDDVNDHLVNNDSDMDD; encoded by the exons aTGACAATCGACAAGTCTTGGACCACTTTGCGAAATCGTAGATGTCCACAATATTGGGATGGTCTAAATGCATTTTTAGAGATGGCCTCGAATTGTAAAGATTGTGATGGTAGGATTAGATGCCCTTGTGTAAGATGTGTGAACAATAGGCTTCAAACTTTACCTGTTGTGAAAGCACACATATTCGATTGGGGTTTTTTTACTGGTTACGAAAAGTGGACATACCACGGGGAAGCAGAATCTAGTGCCACTAATGCAATGAACGACCATGATGCCGCTGATGATGATCCTGAAATTGACGAGATGATTCCAATAGTGGATGACTTCCTTCAGCCGTCATTCGAAATGGATGATAATCCTGATGCAAATCAATGGCGCGACGAATTATTTGAAGAAATTGAGGCCGAGTTGTATCCTGGTTGTGATTGGATATCTTCTCTTAACTTTTTGGCAAAATTATTGCATTTGAAAGTTAGGGGAAAAATTCCAAACAACATATTTGATGAATTACTGAAGTTACTAAAATTTGCTTTTccaaaggaaaataaaattccatcAAACTATTATGATGCCAAGAAAAGATTGAAAAAATTAGGATTGGGGTATGAGTCAATTCATGTGTGCAAGCACAATTgctgtttattttataatgaaCATGCAAATGAAGATTCATGTCCAGTCTGTGGCACTAGTAGATGGATAACTTCAGAAAATTTAGGAGCAAAAAAGGTGCCTCATAAGGTGATGCGTTATTTTCCGTTAATTCCGCGACTGAAAAGACTGTATACTTCAAGGCATACGGCGAAATACATGGTATGGCACCACAGTGGTAAATCAAAAGATGAGGGTGTGATGCGACACCCTGTGGATGGTGCAGCGTGGAAAGACTTTGATGCCAAACATCCTGATTTTGCTAGTGAACCTCGAAATGTTCGTATCGGTTTAGCTGCCGATGGCTTTAATCCATTTGGTAATATGAGCCAAGCTTACAGTATGTGGCCTGTAGTTTTGGCGAACTATAATATTCCACCTTGGTTATGTATGAAAGATAATAATTTTATGTTGACCATTCTAATTCCTGGAGATAAATCACCCGGAATGGACATAGACATATTTTTAAGACCCTTGGTGGATGAGTTGAAGGAGTTGTGGGTTAACGGAGTAGATACCAGAGATTGTCGAACCAACACTGTCTTCAAGTTGCGTGCAGCTCTTTTGTGGACAGTGAATGATTTTCCTGCTCGTAGTTATTTGTCTGGTTGGAGTGGTCAGGGATATAAAGCGTGTCCTACTTGCAATGAAGATACATCTTCTATTCGAGTAATTGGTAAGACATCTTACGTGGGTCATAGAAGATTTCTGCCAAATAACCATCGAATGAGAAGGGATACTCAATTTGACGGACAAATTGAGAGAAGACCTCCTCCAAGACGTTTTACTTGTGAAGAAGTATTAGAACAAGTAAACAAACTTCCACCCCACCTCCCTGGAAATCATGAGCTCTTTGGTGGTGTGAAACGTAGGCGAGTTGCAGAAAATCATAATTGGCGGAAAAAAAGCATCTTCTACGAGCTTGACTATTGGTGTTCAAATATTCTTAAACACAATATTGATGTCATGCATGTTGAGAAGAATGTTTGTGATAGTTTATTGGGCACAATATTGGATAATGAGAAATCCAAGGACACTACCAATGCAAGACATGATTTAAAGAAGCTAGGCGTCAGAGAATCGTTGTGGATTTATGAAGACGAGAGGGGAAAGTTGTTGAAACCTCATGCACCTTACGTGCTTAAACCTGATGACAGGATccaattttgtaaatttattaagGATGTGAAATTTCCCGATGGCTTTTGTtcgaatttgaaaaaaaaagtaaatgaaaatttaacaaatgtCATCGGATTAAAGTCACACGACTGTCATGTAATAATGCAACGATTACTGTCTGTTGGTGTTCGCAAGTTTCTTCCGAACGCTATATCGACCACCATCTCTGAACTGTGTAACTTTTTCAGACAAATTTGTTCAAGGACTATAAATGTTAAAGACATGGAGGTTGCTCAACAAGATCTTATTTTAATCTTGTGTAAAATGGAGTCCATATTTCCTCCTGCATTTTTTGACATAATGATTCATTTGGTCCTTCATTTGCCTGAAGAAGCAATTTTGGGTGGACTCGTTTTTATGAGgtggatgtatccatttgaaagatacatgaaaaaattgaagaactaCGTAGGAAATAAAGCACGTCCTGAAGGGTCGATAGCAGAAAGTTACGTGATTGATGAGGCTTTGACATTTTGTTCAATGTATTTCAAGGGGGTTGAAACAAGGTTTAACCGTCTTGATCGTAATGAAGATGAG atatatgacTTGCACAAGTCCGGATCATTAGACAATGGCAAAGAGTTGCTAGCTTTAGCATCCGGGTCTGATCACTTAGGCACTTACTATGAAGGTTGTATTGTGAATGGAGTTCGATTTATGGCTACCAAAAGAGATGAGAAGAGGAGCACACAAAATAGTGGAGTGTTTGTGGCAGGAACAGAAGGTTTTAATCATTACGGCACACTCACTGAAGTGCTAAAGTTAACCTTCACTGGTGTTTACTCGGTCACATTATTTAAGTGCAAGTGGTACAATACAAATCCAAGACGGAAGAAGACAATCGTCGAGAACCTTATCACTAGTATTAATGTCAGTGGTGTATGGTATAAAGATGACCCATACATACTTGCTAGTCAAGCAAAGCAAGTGTTTTATCTCGATGATTTATTGAGagggaaaaattggaaaatagtTGAGAATGTAAATCACCGACAAATTTGGGATATCGTGGATGATGATCCTAACGTCGAAATTGATTTGGTACACGACACCAACTCCTCCAATTTTGTGTTAACAGTAGATCTTGGGGAGTTAATTTTGCTACCTAATCAACCTCCTATAGACATTGGCTCTGAACCTAGTTCGCCTGTCAACGAAGATGACCGCAACGTGGACGACGAAGATGCTACTGAAGAATCAGACGAAGAAATTTTAGTTGACCTTTGTGAAGATGATGTGAATGATCATTTAGTTAATAATGATAGTGATATGGATGATTAA